One Microcebus murinus isolate Inina chromosome 9, M.murinus_Inina_mat1.0, whole genome shotgun sequence DNA window includes the following coding sequences:
- the LOC142872912 gene encoding large ribosomal subunit protein eL21 gives MTNTKGKRRGTRYMFSRPFRKHGVVPLATYMRIYKKGDIVDIKGMGTVQKGMPHKCYHGKTGRVYNVTQHAVGIVVNKQVKGKILAKRINVRIEHIKHSKSRDSFLKRVKENDQKKKEAKEKGTWVQLKRQPAPPREAHFVRTNGKEPELLEPIPYEFMA, from the coding sequence ATGAcgaacacaaagggaaagaggagaggcacccgatacatgttctctaggccttttagaaaacatggagttgttcctttggccacatacatgcgaatctacaagaaaggtgatattgtagacatcaagggaatgggtactgttcaaaaaggcatgccccacaaatgttaccatggcaaaactggaagagtCTACAACGTTACACAGCATGCTGTTGGAATTGttgtaaataaacaagttaagGGCAAGATTCTTGCCAAGAGGATTAATGTACGTATCGAGCACATTAAGCACTCTAAGAGCCGAGATAGCTTCCTGAAGcgtgtgaaggaaaatgatcagaaaaagaaggaagccaaagagaaaggtacctgggttcaactgaagcgacagcctgctccacccagagaaGCACATTTTGTGAGAACCAATGGAAAGGAGCCCGAGCTGCTGGAACCTATTCCTTATGAATTCATGGCATAA